In Raphanus sativus cultivar WK10039 chromosome 5, ASM80110v3, whole genome shotgun sequence, the following proteins share a genomic window:
- the LOC108856483 gene encoding lysine histidine transporter-like 8 produces MDERPETELISMPATPRVSTPEILTPSGQRSPRPATKSSSAAWTPTSFISPRFLSPIGTPMKRVLVNMKGYLEEVGHLTKLNPQDAWLPITESRNGNAHYAAFHNLNAGVGFQALVLPVAFTFLGWSWGILSLTIAYIWQLYTLWILVQLHEAVPGKRYNRYVELAQAAFGERLGVWLALFPTVYLSAGTATALILIGGETMKLFFQIVCGPLCTSNPLTTVEWYLVFTSLCIVLSQLPNLNSIAGLSLIGAVTAITYSTMVWVLSVSQPRPATISYEPLAMPSLSGSLFSVLNALGIVAFAFRGHNLVLEIQSTMPSTFKHPAHVPMWRGAKVSYFFIALCIFPISIGGFWAYGNLMPSGGMLAALYAFHIHDIPRGLLATAFLLVVFSCLSSFQIYSMPAFDSFEAGYTSRTNKPCSIWVRSGFRVFFGFVSFFIGVALPFLSSLAGLLGGLTLPVTFAYPCFMWVLIKKPAKYSFNWYFHWGLGWLGVAFSLAFSIGGIWSMVTQGLKLKFFSPN; encoded by the exons ATGGACGAGAGACCCGAGACAGAGCTAATATCAATGCCAGCGACGCCGCGAGTCTCCACTCCAGAGATTCTAACTCCGTCCGGTCAAAGATCTCCTCGTCCCGCCACTAAATCCTCGTCGGCGGCATGGACTCCTACTTCCTTCATATCGCCGAGGTTCTTGAGTCCCATCGGAACTCCTATGAAACGTGTTCTTGTCAACATGAAAGGATATCTAGAGGAAGTGGGCCATCTCACTAAGCTCAACCCACAAGACGCTTGGCTTCCTATCACTGAGTCTCGTAACGGAAACGCTCACTATGCCGCGTTTCATAACCTAAACGCTGGTGTTGGGTTTCAAGCCCTCGTTCTTCCCGTTGCGTTTACGTTTCTTGGCTG GAGTTGGGGAATTCTGTCACTGACAATAGCCTATATTTGGCAACTCTACACACTGTGGATTCTAGTTCAGTTACACGAAGCTGTCCCGGGCAAACGTTACAACCGATATGTCGAGCTTGCACAAGCTGCCTTTG GAGAAAGATTGGGAGTTTGGCTTGCATTGTTTCCTACGGTTTACTTATCAGCAGGAACTGCGACAGCTCTTATTCTCATCGGTGGAGAGACAATGAAACTCTTTTTCCAAATAGTCTGTGGTCCATTATGCACCTCGAACCCTTTAACAACAGTGGAGTGGTATCTGGTGTTTACTTCTCTATGCATCGTTCTGTCTCAACTTCCAAACCTCAATTCCATCGCGGGGCTCTCCTTAATAGGAGCAGTGACTGCGATAACTTACTCTACAATGGTTTGGGTTCTCTCTGTTAGTCAACCAAGACCAGCCACTATTTCCTACGAGCCACTCGCTATGCCTTCGCTTTCTGGTTCGCTTTTTTCTGTGTTGAATGCTCTTGGTATTGTAGCTTTTGCCTTCAGAGGTCACAACTTGGTTCTTGAAATTCAG TCGACGATGCCATCAACGTTTAAGCATCCGGCTCATGTACCAATGTGGAGAGGAGCCAAAGTTTCTTACTTCTTCATTGCTCTGTGTATCTTTCCAATCTCCATTGGAGGTTTTTGGGCTTATGGGAACCTT ATGCCTTCAGGAGGTATGCTCGCTGCTCTTTATGCATTCCACATTCACGACATTCCTCGAGGTTTATTAGCGACGGCGTTTCTCCTAGTAGTCTTCAGCTGCCTGAGCAGCTTTCAGATATACTCTATGCCCGCCTTTGACAGCTTTGAGGCTGGCTACACGAGCCGAACCAACAAGCCATGTTCAATATGGGTCAGATCAGGTTTTAGAGTCTTTTTTGGTTTTGTCTCCTTTTTCATCGGCGTGGCACTCCCTTTCCTGTCTAGTCTCGCGGGTTTGCTCGGTGGACTCACCCTTCCGGTCACGTTTGCTTATCCTTGCTTCATGTGGGTTTTGATCAAGAAGCCGGCCAAGTACAGTTTCAATTGGTATTTCCATTGGGGATTGGGTTGGTTAGGAGTTGCATTCAGCCTGGCGTTCTCCATAGGTGGGATATGGAGCATGGTTACTCAAGGACTTAAGCTTAAGTTCTTCAGTCCTAACTGA